Proteins from a single region of Juglans microcarpa x Juglans regia isolate MS1-56 chromosome 5S, Jm3101_v1.0, whole genome shotgun sequence:
- the LOC121267020 gene encoding cytokinin riboside 5'-monophosphate phosphoribohydrolase LOG7-like: protein MEETKSRFKRICVFCGSSSGKKASYQEAAVELGKELVERRIDLVYGGGSVGLMGLVSQAVHDGGRHVVGVIPRSLMPREITGETVGEVRAVSDMHQRKAEMARQADAFIALPGGYGTLEELLEVITWAQLGIHRKPVGLLNVDGYYNSLLSFIDKAVDEGFISPIARRIIVSAPTANQLFRQLEEYVPEYDEITSKLDWEEEVDRLNYASESGGRVAT, encoded by the exons atggaagagacAAAGTCGAGATTCAAGAGGATTTGTGTGTTCTGTGGGAGCAGTTCAGGGAAGAAAGCTAGTTACCAAGAAGCTGCTGTTGAACTTGGGAAGGAACTG GTGGAGAGAAGGATTGATTTGGTCTATGGAGGTGGGAGCGTGGGATTGATGGGACTTGTTTCTCAGGCTGTTCATGATGGTGGGCGTCATGTTGTAGg AGTCATTCCAAGGAGTCTAATGCCTAGAGAG ATAACTGGAGAAACTGTTGGTGAAGTGAGAGCTGTATCTGATATGCACCAGAGGAAAGCTGAAATGGCTCGTCAAGCCGATGCCTTCATTGCCCTCCCCG GTGGATATGGCACTCTAGAAGAACTGCTCGAAGTCATTACGTGGGCTCAACTTGGAATTCACCGCAAACCC GTGGGGCTCTTGAATGTTGATGGGTACTATAATTCCTTATTGTCTTTCATTGATAAGGCCGTTGATGAAGGCTTTATTTCACCAATTGCCCGTCGCATTATCGTCTCTGCACCAACAGCTAACCAATTGTTCAGACAGCTCGAG GAATATGTTCCGGAGTACGATGAAATAACATCGAAGCTGGATTGGGAAGAAGAGGTGGACAGACTAAATTATGCGTCCGAATCAGGCGGTCGGGTTGCTACGTGA